A single region of the Chloroflexota bacterium genome encodes:
- the hisB gene encoding imidazoleglycerol-phosphate dehydratase HisB, with amino-acid sequence MTDSSTVGSQRTGRVHRVTRETDVLVSLTIDGRGNASVASGVGFLDHMLESLARHGLFDLEVQATGDLHVDDHHSIEDVAITLGQALRQALGDGRGIRRMGHAFVPLDESLAMAAVDISGRGMAIVDLQIEGATVGDMKSQMVPHFLQSLAMEARMSLHVQVLTGRNDHHKVEASFKALAKALDWATQLDERLGTEVPSTKGVL; translated from the coding sequence ATGACTGATAGCTCCACGGTCGGCTCGCAGCGAACCGGGCGCGTTCACCGGGTCACGCGCGAAACGGACGTTCTCGTATCGCTCACCATCGACGGGCGAGGCAATGCGAGCGTGGCCAGCGGAGTCGGGTTTCTCGATCACATGCTCGAAAGCCTGGCAAGGCATGGGCTATTTGATCTTGAAGTCCAAGCCACTGGCGACCTGCACGTTGACGACCACCACAGCATCGAGGACGTGGCGATTACGCTCGGCCAGGCCCTTCGCCAAGCGCTGGGTGACGGTCGAGGAATTCGTCGCATGGGGCATGCGTTCGTCCCCCTCGACGAATCGCTAGCCATGGCCGCTGTGGATATCAGCGGCCGCGGTATGGCGATTGTGGACTTGCAGATCGAGGGCGCAACGGTGGGCGACATGAAGAGCCAGATGGTGCCGCACTTTCTCCAGTCGCTGGCGATGGAGGCCCGGATGAGCTTGCACGTGCAGGTTCTCACCGGACGCAACGACCACCACAAGGTTGAGGCGTCGTTCAAAGCGTTGGCCAAAGCGCTCGACTGGGCTACGCAGCTTGACGAGCGACTGGGAACTGAGGTCCCTTCCACAAAAGGGGTTCTTTAG
- the hisC gene encoding histidinol-phosphate transaminase — translation MAPYTPPEDLDALARRTGRTVDDIVKLDANENPYGCSLRVADALARYQHFHWYTDPDQKVLREAVAAYAGVPPDTIVLGNGSDELIDLLCRTFLRPGDEIIDCTPTFGMYRFSAELCGAIPIDVPRTEDWHVDVDGVRAAISPRTRMIFVASPNNPTGTWEPTETVQALQDLGPVLVLDEAYVEFSAHRSRVSLVEAGQNLVVLRTFSKWAGLAGLRVGYGVFPREIVSTLMKIKPPFNVNRAAEIAVLATLEDVEAVNATVTAIIEERDRMARALGRIEGIRSWPSEGNFVLVEAADGSPRRLYDHLVSRGILVRTYAHGRLTHAVRISAGRPEHTNALVAAVDEWSEMRGTHD, via the coding sequence ATGGCTCCGTACACGCCGCCGGAGGACCTCGATGCGCTCGCTCGGCGGACCGGGCGCACAGTGGACGACATCGTCAAGCTCGACGCAAACGAGAACCCGTACGGCTGCTCGCTTCGCGTGGCTGACGCCCTGGCGCGCTATCAGCATTTCCATTGGTACACGGATCCTGACCAGAAGGTTCTCAGGGAAGCGGTGGCCGCGTACGCCGGGGTCCCGCCGGACACGATCGTACTCGGGAATGGGTCCGACGAATTGATCGATCTTCTGTGCCGGACTTTCTTGAGGCCCGGCGACGAGATCATCGACTGCACACCGACCTTCGGGATGTATCGCTTTTCGGCGGAGTTGTGCGGCGCCATCCCGATTGATGTTCCGCGAACCGAAGACTGGCACGTCGACGTTGACGGCGTACGCGCGGCGATCTCGCCCAGGACGCGGATGATCTTTGTGGCCTCACCGAACAATCCGACGGGTACGTGGGAACCCACCGAGACTGTCCAAGCGCTGCAAGATCTGGGTCCAGTCCTGGTCCTGGACGAGGCCTACGTCGAATTCTCGGCGCACCGCTCCCGAGTGAGTCTGGTCGAGGCTGGCCAGAACCTCGTCGTGCTGCGGACGTTTAGCAAGTGGGCTGGTCTCGCTGGCCTGCGCGTCGGATACGGCGTGTTTCCCCGGGAGATCGTGAGCACCCTCATGAAGATCAAGCCCCCGTTCAATGTAAATCGGGCAGCGGAGATCGCGGTGCTGGCGACGCTCGAGGATGTCGAGGCCGTCAACGCGACGGTAACCGCTATTATCGAAGAGCGTGATCGAATGGCGAGAGCCCTCGGACGGATCGAGGGCATTCGTAGCTGGCCGTCAGAAGGGAACTTCGTGTTGGTTGAGGCCGCGGACGGCTCGCCGAGACGCCTGTACGACCACCTCGTATCGCGCGGTATTCTCGTGCGCACATACGCCCATGGTCGACTCACCCATGCCGTTCGCATAAGCGCTGGACGCCCCGAGCACACGAATGCGCTTGTTGCCGCGGTTGACGAATGGTCCGAAATGCGAGGGACCCATGACTGA
- the hisD gene encoding histidinol dehydrogenase, with translation MISVYESVAIARDRVLGRRSAGSVDLPELVRDRIRQVFGENLTAAQVVDRIVADVRVSGDSAIRRYTAAFDGVSLDELAVDESELDLAMSAISQDLRDALSCAADRIRVFHERSRRNTWLDFSDGGVLGQMVVPIDRVGIYAPGGRAVYPSTVLMAAIPARVAGVRDVTVVTPPGEDGRVNPLVLAAARVAGVDRVYRVGGAQAIAALAFGTKAIQRVDKIVGPGNLFVVLAKQAVASIVGLDGLPGPTETVVIADSTANPRWIAWDMLAQAEHDPLAQSLVIATDRTLVERILEELRALLPSTPRHEIIASSFRERGAVVVAASLEEAIDFANEHAPEHLCLAIANPWEQLGKVRNAGGVFVGERSVEAIGDYTAGPSHIMPTGGTARFASPLTVDDFTKIISVFGFGDAQIHDLGIPAIALARAEGLMAHASAIEARLAEPGQRSVVP, from the coding sequence ATGATATCGGTCTACGAGAGCGTGGCGATCGCCCGCGACCGCGTTCTCGGGCGCAGGTCGGCTGGATCCGTCGACCTCCCTGAACTGGTCCGCGATCGGATTCGGCAGGTGTTCGGCGAGAATCTGACCGCAGCTCAGGTCGTGGACCGAATTGTCGCTGACGTGCGCGTCAGCGGTGATTCGGCCATCCGTCGGTACACCGCGGCGTTCGACGGCGTGTCCCTGGACGAATTGGCGGTCGACGAATCCGAGCTCGATCTCGCGATGAGTGCGATCAGTCAAGATCTCCGCGACGCGCTCTCGTGTGCCGCGGACCGGATCAGGGTCTTCCATGAACGTTCGCGGCGCAACACGTGGCTCGACTTCTCAGACGGAGGGGTCTTGGGCCAAATGGTGGTGCCGATCGATCGTGTCGGGATTTACGCCCCTGGTGGACGGGCAGTGTATCCCAGCACCGTGCTCATGGCGGCGATACCGGCACGAGTCGCCGGTGTCCGAGATGTCACGGTGGTTACTCCACCCGGGGAGGATGGCCGAGTCAACCCCCTCGTGCTGGCGGCTGCGCGTGTCGCGGGCGTCGATCGCGTGTATCGCGTTGGCGGCGCACAGGCGATCGCGGCGCTGGCGTTTGGAACCAAGGCTATTCAGCGAGTTGACAAGATCGTCGGACCCGGGAACTTGTTTGTCGTGCTCGCCAAGCAGGCGGTGGCGAGCATCGTCGGTTTGGACGGACTCCCCGGACCGACCGAAACCGTAGTGATTGCCGACTCGACGGCAAACCCTCGATGGATCGCGTGGGACATGCTCGCCCAGGCTGAGCACGATCCCCTTGCCCAGTCTCTCGTCATAGCAACTGATCGGACACTTGTGGAGCGCATCCTCGAGGAATTGCGCGCGCTGCTCCCCTCGACACCGCGCCATGAAATCATCGCGAGCTCGTTCCGGGAGCGCGGCGCGGTGGTCGTGGCAGCGTCGTTGGAGGAAGCGATCGATTTCGCCAACGAGCACGCGCCCGAACATCTATGCTTGGCGATTGCCAATCCCTGGGAGCAACTGGGTAAGGTCCGCAATGCCGGCGGGGTGTTCGTCGGGGAGCGGTCGGTCGAGGCTATTGGCGACTACACCGCCGGTCCCAGCCACATCATGCCGACGGGTGGGACGGCGCGCTTCGCGTCTCCGCTCACTGTCGATGACTTCACAAAGATCATTTCCGTCTTCGGGTTTGGCGATGCCCAGATCCATGATCTCGGGATTCCGGCCATTGCGCTGGCACGCGCGGAAGGCCTGATGGCGCACGCAAGCGCAATCGAGGCGCGGCTTGCCGAGCCCGGGCAGCGGTCGGTTGTTCCGTGA
- the hisG gene encoding ATP phosphoribosyltransferase encodes MLTQKRPSPQSTASRHPRHERHAHSGPLRVAVPSKGMEEETLAFLSGCGLPVDRSNPRQYRAEIRTLRDVEVTFQRAGDIFAKVDEGSVDLGITGYDVVAEHRREDDRVVVLLPELGYGKCSLVLGVPESWIDVTSVHDVSEISAAFRARGRELRIATKYENLTRQFLYDRGVNSFTLLESSGALEAAPSLGYADLIADITSSGVTFRENRLKTISDGTILLSEACLIGNRDSLARSQAKLEQTRIMLDAMESFLRARPYLSLTANVRGGSPEVVARRIIMHGDIAGLRGPTIARVYPKSQQDEGDWYAVTVIVARERLQEAIDALRRAGASDITALQLSYVFESKAWSYEALLRALEDDPGTVAT; translated from the coding sequence ATGTTGACGCAAAAGCGCCCCTCCCCCCAGTCTACTGCGTCGAGACATCCGCGCCACGAGCGACATGCGCACTCTGGCCCCCTTCGGGTCGCGGTTCCCAGCAAGGGGATGGAAGAGGAGACGCTTGCATTTCTCTCTGGCTGCGGGCTTCCCGTGGACCGATCGAACCCGCGCCAATATCGCGCCGAGATTCGTACCCTTCGAGACGTCGAAGTTACCTTTCAACGGGCCGGCGATATCTTCGCGAAAGTAGACGAGGGCAGCGTCGATCTTGGCATTACCGGGTACGACGTCGTTGCCGAGCACCGGAGGGAGGATGACCGCGTCGTCGTTCTCCTTCCCGAGCTCGGGTACGGAAAGTGCTCCCTGGTGCTTGGCGTGCCGGAGAGTTGGATCGACGTGACCAGCGTGCACGACGTGTCTGAAATCTCCGCCGCGTTTCGGGCGAGGGGGCGAGAGCTGCGCATTGCGACGAAGTACGAGAATCTGACGCGTCAGTTCTTGTATGACCGGGGCGTGAATTCATTCACACTCCTCGAAAGCAGTGGCGCGCTCGAGGCGGCCCCGTCTTTGGGCTACGCCGACCTCATTGCGGATATCACATCCAGCGGCGTGACCTTCCGTGAGAACCGGCTCAAGACGATCTCCGATGGGACGATCTTGTTGTCGGAAGCGTGTTTGATCGGCAACCGCGATTCGCTCGCCCGAAGTCAAGCGAAATTGGAACAAACGAGAATCATGTTGGACGCGATGGAATCATTCCTGCGCGCGCGTCCGTACCTTTCTCTGACCGCGAACGTTCGCGGCGGCTCGCCCGAGGTCGTCGCTCGCCGGATCATCATGCACGGCGACATCGCCGGACTGCGCGGACCGACGATTGCCCGCGTTTACCCAAAGTCCCAGCAAGACGAGGGCGATTGGTATGCGGTTACGGTGATCGTGGCGCGGGAGCGGTTGCAGGAAGCCATCGATGCCCTGCGCCGCGCGGGCGCGTCGGACATCACCGCGCTCCAGCTGTCGTATGTATTCGAAAGCAAGGCCTGGAGTTATGAAGCACTCCTGCGCGCCCTAGAGGACGACCCAGGAACGGTCGCCACATGA